In Camelus dromedarius isolate mCamDro1 chromosome 24, mCamDro1.pat, whole genome shotgun sequence, one genomic interval encodes:
- the IL4R gene encoding interleukin-4 receptor subunit alpha isoform X1, which produces MGWLSSGLTFPVSCLILVWAAGSGSVKTRQEPTCLTDYISTSTCEWEMAGPTNCSTELRLTYQLNFIFSENYTCVPENRDSTVCTCDMLMDNVVSVDIYQLDLWAGKQLLWTASFKPSEHVKPRAPGNLTVHANVSHTWLLTWSNPYPPESHLNSEITYLVNVSNENDPKDFKIYNVTYLGPTLRIAASTLKSGASYSARVKAWAQSYNSSWSEWSPSATWLNYYQEPLEQRLPLGVSISCVIILAICLSCYFSIIKIKKEWWDQIPNPAHSPLVAIVIQDSQVSLWGKRSRVQEAAKCPHWKTCLTKLLPCFLEHGMEKDEDSSKAARNGLSQGPRKSAWHPVEVSKTILWPESISVVRCVELFEAPVENEEEEVEEDKGSFCPSPESSGGSFQEGREGIAARLTESLFLDLLGGENGGLSPQGLEESCLLPSSEDASTQMPWAEFPSVGPQKASSSPPATLTQSPASLAFPEMPAVIANNPAYRSFSTCLNQSSGSEECDSDPQPAERWGNVEPVTPAASQLSEPLAALQPDPETWEEILRQSVLQHRTAPAAASAPGSGYREFVRAVREGNAQDSGAAGLGPSGEAGYKAFSSLLTGSAICPGTSGVEPGSGQGGYKPFQSLTPGCPGTPATAPIPSFTFGLDVEPPHSPQDLLFLGRSAECPSLEPVVKGEDGQKPLHSPEQAPDPLRDENDLGSGIVYSALTCHLCGHLKQCHGQEERGKTHVMASPCCGCCCGDRSSPLVSPLRSPDSLPGGVPPETSLCLASLAPLGVSEEGKFPLSFQTAPSNAQSSSQPPTAVAVLSPGPMCTDAS; this is translated from the exons TGCCTGACCGACTACATCAGCACCTCCACCTGTGAGTGGGAGATGGCCGGGCCCACCAACTGCAGCACCGAGCTCCGCCTGACCTACCAGCTGAATTTTATCTTCTCTGA AAACTACACGTGTGTCCCCGAGAACAGAGACAGCACGGTGTGCACGTGTGATATGCTGATGGATAATGTGGTCAGTGTGGACATCTATCAGCTGGACCTGTGGGCAGGGAAGCAGCTGCTGTGGACTGCCTCCTTCAAGCCCAGCGAGCATG TGAAACCCCGGGCACCAGGAAACCTCACGGTTCACGCCAACGTCTCCCACACGTGGCTGCTGACGTGGAGCAACCCGTATCCTCCTGAGAGTCACCTGAACTCTGAGATCACCTACCTGGTCAACGTCTCCAATGAGAACGACCCCAAGGAT TTCAAAATCTATAACGTGACCTACTTGGGGCCCACCCTCCGCATTGCAGCCAGCACCCTAAAGTCTGGAGCTTCCTACAGTGCACGGGTGAAGGCCTGGGCTCAGAGCTACAACAGCAGCTGGAGCGAGTGGAGTCCCAGCGCCACGTGGCTTAACT ACTACCAGGAGCCCTTGGAGCAGCGCCTCCCACTGGGCGTTAGCATCTCCTGCGTCATCATCCTGGCCATCTGCCTGTCCTGCTACTTCAGCATCATCAA gattaAGAAGGAATGGTGGGACCAAATTCCCAACCCAGCTCACAGCCCCCTGGTGGCTATCGTCATCCAGGATTCTCAG GTGTCACTGTGGGGGAAGCGGTCCCGAGTCCAGGAAGCAGCCAAGTGCCC GCACTGGAAGACTTGTCTTACCAAGCTCTtgccctgtttcctagagcaTGGCATGGAAAAGGATGAGGATTCCTCTAAGGCTGCCAGAAATGGGCTTTCCCAGGGTCCTAGAAAATCAGCCTGGCACCCTGTGGAGGTCAGCAAGACCATCCTCTGGCCAGAGAGCATCAGTGTGGTGCGCTGCGTGGAGCTGTTTGAGGCCCCAGtggagaatgaggaggaggaagtagAGGAAGATAAAGGGAGCTTCTGTCCATCGCCTGAGAGCAGTGGGGGCAgcttccaggagggcagggagggcattGCAGCCCGGCTGACAGAGAGTCTGTTCCTGGACCTTCTCGGGGGTGAAAATGGGGGCCTTAGCCCACAGGGCTTGGAGGAGTCCTGccttcttccatcttcagaaGATGCAAGTACTCAGATGCCTTGGGCCGAGTTCCCAAGTGTAGGGCCCCAGAAGGCATCGTCAAGTCCTCCAGCCACTCTGACTCAGAGCCCAGCCAGCCTGGCTTTCCCCGAGATGCCCGCTGTCATCGCCAACAACCCCGCTTACCGCAGCTTTAGCACCTGCCTGAACCAGTCCTCTGGCTCTGAAGAGTGTGACTCAGACCCACAGCCGGCTGAACGCTGGGGGAACGTGGAGCCCGTCACCCCTGCCGCCTCCCAGCTCTCTGAGCCACTTGCTGCACTCCAGCCTGATCCAGAAACCTGGGAGGAGATCCTGCGTCAGAGTGTCCTCCAGCACAGGACGGCCCcggccgccgcctcagcccccggCAGTGGCTATCGGGAGTTCGTGCGCGCGGTGAGGGAGGGCAATGCCCAAGACAGTGGGGCGGCGGGCCTCGGCCCTTCTGGGGAAGCTGGGTACAAGGCCTTCTCCAGCCTGCTCACTGGCAGTGCCATCTGCCCAGGGACatctggggtggagcctggcAGTGGGCAAGGGGGCTACAAGCCCTTCCAGAGCCTCACTCCTGGCTGCCCCGGGACCCCTGCTACAGCCCCCATCCCCTCGTTCACCTTTGGACTGGACGTGGAGCCCCCCCACAGCCCTCAGGACTTGCTCTTCCTAGGCCGCTCCGCAGAGTGTCCTAGTTTGGAGCCAGTGGtgaagggagaagatggccagAAGCCCCTGCACTCCCCGGAGCAGGCCCCAGACCCCCTCAGGGACGAAAACGACCTGGGCAGCGGCATTGTCTACTCAGCCCTCACCTGCCACCTGTGCGGCCACCTGAAGCAGTGCCACGGCCAGGAGGAGCGTGGCAAGACCCACGTCATGGCCAGCCCCTGCTGTGGCTGCTGTTGTGGAGACAGGTCCTCACCCCTAGTGAGCCCCCTGAGGTCCCCGGACTCCCTGCCTGGGGGGGTTCCACCGGAGACCAGCCTCTGTCTGGCCTCCCTAGCCCCCTTGGGTGTCTCAGAGGAGGGTAAGTTTCCCCTGTCCTTCCAGACTGCCCCCAGCAATGCTCAGAGCTCCAGCCAGCCCCCTACAGCGGTGGCTGTGCTCTCCCCAGGGCCCATGTGCACGGACGCTTCCTAG
- the IL4R gene encoding interleukin-4 receptor subunit alpha isoform X2, with product MDPEGAGSVKTRQEPTCLTDYISTSTCEWEMAGPTNCSTELRLTYQLNFIFSENYTCVPENRDSTVCTCDMLMDNVVSVDIYQLDLWAGKQLLWTASFKPSEHVKPRAPGNLTVHANVSHTWLLTWSNPYPPESHLNSEITYLVNVSNENDPKDFKIYNVTYLGPTLRIAASTLKSGASYSARVKAWAQSYNSSWSEWSPSATWLNYYQEPLEQRLPLGVSISCVIILAICLSCYFSIIKIKKEWWDQIPNPAHSPLVAIVIQDSQVSLWGKRSRVQEAAKCPHWKTCLTKLLPCFLEHGMEKDEDSSKAARNGLSQGPRKSAWHPVEVSKTILWPESISVVRCVELFEAPVENEEEEVEEDKGSFCPSPESSGGSFQEGREGIAARLTESLFLDLLGGENGGLSPQGLEESCLLPSSEDASTQMPWAEFPSVGPQKASSSPPATLTQSPASLAFPEMPAVIANNPAYRSFSTCLNQSSGSEECDSDPQPAERWGNVEPVTPAASQLSEPLAALQPDPETWEEILRQSVLQHRTAPAAASAPGSGYREFVRAVREGNAQDSGAAGLGPSGEAGYKAFSSLLTGSAICPGTSGVEPGSGQGGYKPFQSLTPGCPGTPATAPIPSFTFGLDVEPPHSPQDLLFLGRSAECPSLEPVVKGEDGQKPLHSPEQAPDPLRDENDLGSGIVYSALTCHLCGHLKQCHGQEERGKTHVMASPCCGCCCGDRSSPLVSPLRSPDSLPGGVPPETSLCLASLAPLGVSEEGKFPLSFQTAPSNAQSSSQPPTAVAVLSPGPMCTDAS from the exons TGCCTGACCGACTACATCAGCACCTCCACCTGTGAGTGGGAGATGGCCGGGCCCACCAACTGCAGCACCGAGCTCCGCCTGACCTACCAGCTGAATTTTATCTTCTCTGA AAACTACACGTGTGTCCCCGAGAACAGAGACAGCACGGTGTGCACGTGTGATATGCTGATGGATAATGTGGTCAGTGTGGACATCTATCAGCTGGACCTGTGGGCAGGGAAGCAGCTGCTGTGGACTGCCTCCTTCAAGCCCAGCGAGCATG TGAAACCCCGGGCACCAGGAAACCTCACGGTTCACGCCAACGTCTCCCACACGTGGCTGCTGACGTGGAGCAACCCGTATCCTCCTGAGAGTCACCTGAACTCTGAGATCACCTACCTGGTCAACGTCTCCAATGAGAACGACCCCAAGGAT TTCAAAATCTATAACGTGACCTACTTGGGGCCCACCCTCCGCATTGCAGCCAGCACCCTAAAGTCTGGAGCTTCCTACAGTGCACGGGTGAAGGCCTGGGCTCAGAGCTACAACAGCAGCTGGAGCGAGTGGAGTCCCAGCGCCACGTGGCTTAACT ACTACCAGGAGCCCTTGGAGCAGCGCCTCCCACTGGGCGTTAGCATCTCCTGCGTCATCATCCTGGCCATCTGCCTGTCCTGCTACTTCAGCATCATCAA gattaAGAAGGAATGGTGGGACCAAATTCCCAACCCAGCTCACAGCCCCCTGGTGGCTATCGTCATCCAGGATTCTCAG GTGTCACTGTGGGGGAAGCGGTCCCGAGTCCAGGAAGCAGCCAAGTGCCC GCACTGGAAGACTTGTCTTACCAAGCTCTtgccctgtttcctagagcaTGGCATGGAAAAGGATGAGGATTCCTCTAAGGCTGCCAGAAATGGGCTTTCCCAGGGTCCTAGAAAATCAGCCTGGCACCCTGTGGAGGTCAGCAAGACCATCCTCTGGCCAGAGAGCATCAGTGTGGTGCGCTGCGTGGAGCTGTTTGAGGCCCCAGtggagaatgaggaggaggaagtagAGGAAGATAAAGGGAGCTTCTGTCCATCGCCTGAGAGCAGTGGGGGCAgcttccaggagggcagggagggcattGCAGCCCGGCTGACAGAGAGTCTGTTCCTGGACCTTCTCGGGGGTGAAAATGGGGGCCTTAGCCCACAGGGCTTGGAGGAGTCCTGccttcttccatcttcagaaGATGCAAGTACTCAGATGCCTTGGGCCGAGTTCCCAAGTGTAGGGCCCCAGAAGGCATCGTCAAGTCCTCCAGCCACTCTGACTCAGAGCCCAGCCAGCCTGGCTTTCCCCGAGATGCCCGCTGTCATCGCCAACAACCCCGCTTACCGCAGCTTTAGCACCTGCCTGAACCAGTCCTCTGGCTCTGAAGAGTGTGACTCAGACCCACAGCCGGCTGAACGCTGGGGGAACGTGGAGCCCGTCACCCCTGCCGCCTCCCAGCTCTCTGAGCCACTTGCTGCACTCCAGCCTGATCCAGAAACCTGGGAGGAGATCCTGCGTCAGAGTGTCCTCCAGCACAGGACGGCCCcggccgccgcctcagcccccggCAGTGGCTATCGGGAGTTCGTGCGCGCGGTGAGGGAGGGCAATGCCCAAGACAGTGGGGCGGCGGGCCTCGGCCCTTCTGGGGAAGCTGGGTACAAGGCCTTCTCCAGCCTGCTCACTGGCAGTGCCATCTGCCCAGGGACatctggggtggagcctggcAGTGGGCAAGGGGGCTACAAGCCCTTCCAGAGCCTCACTCCTGGCTGCCCCGGGACCCCTGCTACAGCCCCCATCCCCTCGTTCACCTTTGGACTGGACGTGGAGCCCCCCCACAGCCCTCAGGACTTGCTCTTCCTAGGCCGCTCCGCAGAGTGTCCTAGTTTGGAGCCAGTGGtgaagggagaagatggccagAAGCCCCTGCACTCCCCGGAGCAGGCCCCAGACCCCCTCAGGGACGAAAACGACCTGGGCAGCGGCATTGTCTACTCAGCCCTCACCTGCCACCTGTGCGGCCACCTGAAGCAGTGCCACGGCCAGGAGGAGCGTGGCAAGACCCACGTCATGGCCAGCCCCTGCTGTGGCTGCTGTTGTGGAGACAGGTCCTCACCCCTAGTGAGCCCCCTGAGGTCCCCGGACTCCCTGCCTGGGGGGGTTCCACCGGAGACCAGCCTCTGTCTGGCCTCCCTAGCCCCCTTGGGTGTCTCAGAGGAGGGTAAGTTTCCCCTGTCCTTCCAGACTGCCCCCAGCAATGCTCAGAGCTCCAGCCAGCCCCCTACAGCGGTGGCTGTGCTCTCCCCAGGGCCCATGTGCACGGACGCTTCCTAG
- the IL4R gene encoding interleukin-4 receptor subunit alpha isoform X4, which translates to MKPRAPGNLTVHANVSHTWLLTWSNPYPPESHLNSEITYLVNVSNENDPKDFKIYNVTYLGPTLRIAASTLKSGASYSARVKAWAQSYNSSWSEWSPSATWLNYYQEPLEQRLPLGVSISCVIILAICLSCYFSIIKIKKEWWDQIPNPAHSPLVAIVIQDSQVSLWGKRSRVQEAAKCPHWKTCLTKLLPCFLEHGMEKDEDSSKAARNGLSQGPRKSAWHPVEVSKTILWPESISVVRCVELFEAPVENEEEEVEEDKGSFCPSPESSGGSFQEGREGIAARLTESLFLDLLGGENGGLSPQGLEESCLLPSSEDASTQMPWAEFPSVGPQKASSSPPATLTQSPASLAFPEMPAVIANNPAYRSFSTCLNQSSGSEECDSDPQPAERWGNVEPVTPAASQLSEPLAALQPDPETWEEILRQSVLQHRTAPAAASAPGSGYREFVRAVREGNAQDSGAAGLGPSGEAGYKAFSSLLTGSAICPGTSGVEPGSGQGGYKPFQSLTPGCPGTPATAPIPSFTFGLDVEPPHSPQDLLFLGRSAECPSLEPVVKGEDGQKPLHSPEQAPDPLRDENDLGSGIVYSALTCHLCGHLKQCHGQEERGKTHVMASPCCGCCCGDRSSPLVSPLRSPDSLPGGVPPETSLCLASLAPLGVSEEGKFPLSFQTAPSNAQSSSQPPTAVAVLSPGPMCTDAS; encoded by the exons A TGAAACCCCGGGCACCAGGAAACCTCACGGTTCACGCCAACGTCTCCCACACGTGGCTGCTGACGTGGAGCAACCCGTATCCTCCTGAGAGTCACCTGAACTCTGAGATCACCTACCTGGTCAACGTCTCCAATGAGAACGACCCCAAGGAT TTCAAAATCTATAACGTGACCTACTTGGGGCCCACCCTCCGCATTGCAGCCAGCACCCTAAAGTCTGGAGCTTCCTACAGTGCACGGGTGAAGGCCTGGGCTCAGAGCTACAACAGCAGCTGGAGCGAGTGGAGTCCCAGCGCCACGTGGCTTAACT ACTACCAGGAGCCCTTGGAGCAGCGCCTCCCACTGGGCGTTAGCATCTCCTGCGTCATCATCCTGGCCATCTGCCTGTCCTGCTACTTCAGCATCATCAA gattaAGAAGGAATGGTGGGACCAAATTCCCAACCCAGCTCACAGCCCCCTGGTGGCTATCGTCATCCAGGATTCTCAG GTGTCACTGTGGGGGAAGCGGTCCCGAGTCCAGGAAGCAGCCAAGTGCCC GCACTGGAAGACTTGTCTTACCAAGCTCTtgccctgtttcctagagcaTGGCATGGAAAAGGATGAGGATTCCTCTAAGGCTGCCAGAAATGGGCTTTCCCAGGGTCCTAGAAAATCAGCCTGGCACCCTGTGGAGGTCAGCAAGACCATCCTCTGGCCAGAGAGCATCAGTGTGGTGCGCTGCGTGGAGCTGTTTGAGGCCCCAGtggagaatgaggaggaggaagtagAGGAAGATAAAGGGAGCTTCTGTCCATCGCCTGAGAGCAGTGGGGGCAgcttccaggagggcagggagggcattGCAGCCCGGCTGACAGAGAGTCTGTTCCTGGACCTTCTCGGGGGTGAAAATGGGGGCCTTAGCCCACAGGGCTTGGAGGAGTCCTGccttcttccatcttcagaaGATGCAAGTACTCAGATGCCTTGGGCCGAGTTCCCAAGTGTAGGGCCCCAGAAGGCATCGTCAAGTCCTCCAGCCACTCTGACTCAGAGCCCAGCCAGCCTGGCTTTCCCCGAGATGCCCGCTGTCATCGCCAACAACCCCGCTTACCGCAGCTTTAGCACCTGCCTGAACCAGTCCTCTGGCTCTGAAGAGTGTGACTCAGACCCACAGCCGGCTGAACGCTGGGGGAACGTGGAGCCCGTCACCCCTGCCGCCTCCCAGCTCTCTGAGCCACTTGCTGCACTCCAGCCTGATCCAGAAACCTGGGAGGAGATCCTGCGTCAGAGTGTCCTCCAGCACAGGACGGCCCcggccgccgcctcagcccccggCAGTGGCTATCGGGAGTTCGTGCGCGCGGTGAGGGAGGGCAATGCCCAAGACAGTGGGGCGGCGGGCCTCGGCCCTTCTGGGGAAGCTGGGTACAAGGCCTTCTCCAGCCTGCTCACTGGCAGTGCCATCTGCCCAGGGACatctggggtggagcctggcAGTGGGCAAGGGGGCTACAAGCCCTTCCAGAGCCTCACTCCTGGCTGCCCCGGGACCCCTGCTACAGCCCCCATCCCCTCGTTCACCTTTGGACTGGACGTGGAGCCCCCCCACAGCCCTCAGGACTTGCTCTTCCTAGGCCGCTCCGCAGAGTGTCCTAGTTTGGAGCCAGTGGtgaagggagaagatggccagAAGCCCCTGCACTCCCCGGAGCAGGCCCCAGACCCCCTCAGGGACGAAAACGACCTGGGCAGCGGCATTGTCTACTCAGCCCTCACCTGCCACCTGTGCGGCCACCTGAAGCAGTGCCACGGCCAGGAGGAGCGTGGCAAGACCCACGTCATGGCCAGCCCCTGCTGTGGCTGCTGTTGTGGAGACAGGTCCTCACCCCTAGTGAGCCCCCTGAGGTCCCCGGACTCCCTGCCTGGGGGGGTTCCACCGGAGACCAGCCTCTGTCTGGCCTCCCTAGCCCCCTTGGGTGTCTCAGAGGAGGGTAAGTTTCCCCTGTCCTTCCAGACTGCCCCCAGCAATGCTCAGAGCTCCAGCCAGCCCCCTACAGCGGTGGCTGTGCTCTCCCCAGGGCCCATGTGCACGGACGCTTCCTAG
- the IL4R gene encoding interleukin-4 receptor subunit alpha isoform X3: protein MPTSGPACGLGWGIQGICLPRNYTCVPENRDSTVCTCDMLMDNVVSVDIYQLDLWAGKQLLWTASFKPSEHVKPRAPGNLTVHANVSHTWLLTWSNPYPPESHLNSEITYLVNVSNENDPKDFKIYNVTYLGPTLRIAASTLKSGASYSARVKAWAQSYNSSWSEWSPSATWLNYYQEPLEQRLPLGVSISCVIILAICLSCYFSIIKIKKEWWDQIPNPAHSPLVAIVIQDSQVSLWGKRSRVQEAAKCPHWKTCLTKLLPCFLEHGMEKDEDSSKAARNGLSQGPRKSAWHPVEVSKTILWPESISVVRCVELFEAPVENEEEEVEEDKGSFCPSPESSGGSFQEGREGIAARLTESLFLDLLGGENGGLSPQGLEESCLLPSSEDASTQMPWAEFPSVGPQKASSSPPATLTQSPASLAFPEMPAVIANNPAYRSFSTCLNQSSGSEECDSDPQPAERWGNVEPVTPAASQLSEPLAALQPDPETWEEILRQSVLQHRTAPAAASAPGSGYREFVRAVREGNAQDSGAAGLGPSGEAGYKAFSSLLTGSAICPGTSGVEPGSGQGGYKPFQSLTPGCPGTPATAPIPSFTFGLDVEPPHSPQDLLFLGRSAECPSLEPVVKGEDGQKPLHSPEQAPDPLRDENDLGSGIVYSALTCHLCGHLKQCHGQEERGKTHVMASPCCGCCCGDRSSPLVSPLRSPDSLPGGVPPETSLCLASLAPLGVSEEGKFPLSFQTAPSNAQSSSQPPTAVAVLSPGPMCTDAS from the exons ATGCCGACCTCTGGCCCAGCCTGTGGGTTAGGCTGGGGGATACAGGGAATATGCCTGCCAAG AAACTACACGTGTGTCCCCGAGAACAGAGACAGCACGGTGTGCACGTGTGATATGCTGATGGATAATGTGGTCAGTGTGGACATCTATCAGCTGGACCTGTGGGCAGGGAAGCAGCTGCTGTGGACTGCCTCCTTCAAGCCCAGCGAGCATG TGAAACCCCGGGCACCAGGAAACCTCACGGTTCACGCCAACGTCTCCCACACGTGGCTGCTGACGTGGAGCAACCCGTATCCTCCTGAGAGTCACCTGAACTCTGAGATCACCTACCTGGTCAACGTCTCCAATGAGAACGACCCCAAGGAT TTCAAAATCTATAACGTGACCTACTTGGGGCCCACCCTCCGCATTGCAGCCAGCACCCTAAAGTCTGGAGCTTCCTACAGTGCACGGGTGAAGGCCTGGGCTCAGAGCTACAACAGCAGCTGGAGCGAGTGGAGTCCCAGCGCCACGTGGCTTAACT ACTACCAGGAGCCCTTGGAGCAGCGCCTCCCACTGGGCGTTAGCATCTCCTGCGTCATCATCCTGGCCATCTGCCTGTCCTGCTACTTCAGCATCATCAA gattaAGAAGGAATGGTGGGACCAAATTCCCAACCCAGCTCACAGCCCCCTGGTGGCTATCGTCATCCAGGATTCTCAG GTGTCACTGTGGGGGAAGCGGTCCCGAGTCCAGGAAGCAGCCAAGTGCCC GCACTGGAAGACTTGTCTTACCAAGCTCTtgccctgtttcctagagcaTGGCATGGAAAAGGATGAGGATTCCTCTAAGGCTGCCAGAAATGGGCTTTCCCAGGGTCCTAGAAAATCAGCCTGGCACCCTGTGGAGGTCAGCAAGACCATCCTCTGGCCAGAGAGCATCAGTGTGGTGCGCTGCGTGGAGCTGTTTGAGGCCCCAGtggagaatgaggaggaggaagtagAGGAAGATAAAGGGAGCTTCTGTCCATCGCCTGAGAGCAGTGGGGGCAgcttccaggagggcagggagggcattGCAGCCCGGCTGACAGAGAGTCTGTTCCTGGACCTTCTCGGGGGTGAAAATGGGGGCCTTAGCCCACAGGGCTTGGAGGAGTCCTGccttcttccatcttcagaaGATGCAAGTACTCAGATGCCTTGGGCCGAGTTCCCAAGTGTAGGGCCCCAGAAGGCATCGTCAAGTCCTCCAGCCACTCTGACTCAGAGCCCAGCCAGCCTGGCTTTCCCCGAGATGCCCGCTGTCATCGCCAACAACCCCGCTTACCGCAGCTTTAGCACCTGCCTGAACCAGTCCTCTGGCTCTGAAGAGTGTGACTCAGACCCACAGCCGGCTGAACGCTGGGGGAACGTGGAGCCCGTCACCCCTGCCGCCTCCCAGCTCTCTGAGCCACTTGCTGCACTCCAGCCTGATCCAGAAACCTGGGAGGAGATCCTGCGTCAGAGTGTCCTCCAGCACAGGACGGCCCcggccgccgcctcagcccccggCAGTGGCTATCGGGAGTTCGTGCGCGCGGTGAGGGAGGGCAATGCCCAAGACAGTGGGGCGGCGGGCCTCGGCCCTTCTGGGGAAGCTGGGTACAAGGCCTTCTCCAGCCTGCTCACTGGCAGTGCCATCTGCCCAGGGACatctggggtggagcctggcAGTGGGCAAGGGGGCTACAAGCCCTTCCAGAGCCTCACTCCTGGCTGCCCCGGGACCCCTGCTACAGCCCCCATCCCCTCGTTCACCTTTGGACTGGACGTGGAGCCCCCCCACAGCCCTCAGGACTTGCTCTTCCTAGGCCGCTCCGCAGAGTGTCCTAGTTTGGAGCCAGTGGtgaagggagaagatggccagAAGCCCCTGCACTCCCCGGAGCAGGCCCCAGACCCCCTCAGGGACGAAAACGACCTGGGCAGCGGCATTGTCTACTCAGCCCTCACCTGCCACCTGTGCGGCCACCTGAAGCAGTGCCACGGCCAGGAGGAGCGTGGCAAGACCCACGTCATGGCCAGCCCCTGCTGTGGCTGCTGTTGTGGAGACAGGTCCTCACCCCTAGTGAGCCCCCTGAGGTCCCCGGACTCCCTGCCTGGGGGGGTTCCACCGGAGACCAGCCTCTGTCTGGCCTCCCTAGCCCCCTTGGGTGTCTCAGAGGAGGGTAAGTTTCCCCTGTCCTTCCAGACTGCCCCCAGCAATGCTCAGAGCTCCAGCCAGCCCCCTACAGCGGTGGCTGTGCTCTCCCCAGGGCCCATGTGCACGGACGCTTCCTAG